The bacterium sequence CGGGCAAAAGATGCGCCTCCTGTGCGCGGGGCAGCGGGAGGGCGAGCTGTTGGCCGCGCGACGGCCCGCGTCTCGGCCGGCGCCCCCCGGGCTTAGGGCGTGCGCCGCTGCGCGCGTCTTCCGCGGCCCGCTCGAGGCCGCCCAGCACTTCGCGCGCCCTGCGGATGACGCTGTCCGGCACGCCAGCGAGCCTCGCCACGTGGATGCCGTATGAGGACGCCGCCGCGCCGTCCGCGACGCGGTGCAAGAATACCACGTCGTGGCCCTCCTCGCGGACGAGGACCTGGACGTTGGCGACGCGGTCGAGCTGCGACGCCAGTTCAGTCAGTTCGTGGTAGTGGGTCGCGAACAGGGTGCGGGCGCCGACGCGGTCGTGCAAATCTTCGACGACCGCCCACGCGAGACTCATCCCGTCGTAGGTGCTGGTGCCGCGGCCCACCTCGTCGAGGATCACCAGGCTGCGCGCGCTCGCCTGGGTCAGGAGGCGCGCCACCTCGATCATCTCCGAGAGGAATGTGCTGCGGCCGGCGGCGAGGTCGTCGGCGGCGCCGACGCGCGTGAAGATGCGGTCGACGAGTCCGATCTCGGCCTCGCGGGCGGGTACGAAGCTGCCGAGCTGCGCGAGGATCACGAGCAGCGCCGTCTGCCGGATATAGGTGCTCTTGCCGCCGAAGTTGGGCCCGGTGACGATGAGGACGTCGCGGCCCGAGGTGCCCAGCGCCACGTCGTTCGCGACGAAGCGCTCCCGCCCGAGGGCCTCCTCGACGACCGGATGCCGGCCTCCCACGATGCGGATCTCGCGGCCGGCCGTGACCCGCGGCCGGGCGTACGCGTTGCGGACCGCGACCTCCGCCAGCGCGGCGTAGACGTCGAGCTCGGCGAGCGCGCCCGCGCACGTCTGCAGCCGTTCGGTTTCGGCGCGGACCTCCGCGCGCAGGCCGCAGAACACCTCGTACTCGCGGGCGTTGATCCGATCCTGCGCGCTCAGGATGAGCGCCTCGCGCTCCTTCATCTCCGCGGTAATGTAGCGCTCCGCGCCGGCCAGCGTGCCCTTGCGCACGTAATCCGCCGGTACGAGGTGGGCCTGCGACTTGCCGACTTCGATGTAGTAGCCCATCACCTGGTTGTAGCCGACCTTGAGGCCGCGGATGCCGGTGCGCCGGCGTTCGGCCGTCTCGCGGGCGGCCATCCAATCCTTCGCGTGTTTGGCGCCGTCGCGCAGGCCGTCCACGTCGGCGTCGAATCCCGGCCGGATGACGCCGCCCTCGCGGGCGGACAGCGGCAGTGCATCCGCGAGCGCACGGCGCAGACGGCCGGCGAGATCCGGCGGCGGCGCGATCAGAGGAATGAGCCGCCGCAGGGCCGGCGCCGCGAGCGCGGCGGCCGCCGGCACGACCGCCGGAATTGCGTCGAGCGTGTCCCGCACGCCGGCGAGATCGCGGGGGCCGCCCGCGTCGTGGCTCAGCCGGCCGAGCATCCGTTCCAGGTCGCCGAGCGCATGCAGCGACCCGCGAATGCGCTCGCGGATCGAGCCGGTCTCCACCAGCGCCTGAACCGCGTCCTGGCGGTGTCGCACCGCCTCGACGTCGTCGAGGGGCTGCGCGAGCCATCGCCGCAGCAGGCGCCCGCCCATCGCCGTCTCGGTGAGGTCGAGGACGTCGAGGAGCGTGCGTCCGCGCTGCTCGTCGCGCGCGGAGCTCCAGAGGCCGAGCGCGCGTCGTGTGGCGTCGTCCACCAGCAGCCCGTTCTGAGACGACAGCAGGCGGAGCCCTCGTAGATGCGCAAGGGAGCCCCGGTGCGTGCTCTGGAGGTACTGGACGAGCGCGCC is a genomic window containing:
- the mutS gene encoding DNA mismatch repair protein MutS, which codes for MTELTPMMRQYQALKDEHPHAILLFRLGDFFEAFFDDAQLVSRELQLTLTSRPVAKGRRIPMCGIPHHALPTYLRRLIDRGHRVAICDQVEDPRQARALVRREVVRVVTPGTVIEDDLLTARENNFVAAAVTQGDRWGIALADVSTGEFVAAHGDAPQRPDDVLARWRPREIIVPDGGRNDDEAGPDRPGFDAAAAVVTPYDAWRFDPDVAARELRRHLGVAALDAFGLEAAPAAAAAAGALVQYLQSTHRGSLAHLRGLRLLSSQNGLLVDDATRRALGLWSSARDEQRGRTLLDVLDLTETAMGGRLLRRWLAQPLDDVEAVRHRQDAVQALVETGSIRERIRGSLHALGDLERMLGRLSHDAGGPRDLAGVRDTLDAIPAVVPAAAALAAPALRRLIPLIAPPPDLAGRLRRALADALPLSAREGGVIRPGFDADVDGLRDGAKHAKDWMAARETAERRRTGIRGLKVGYNQVMGYYIEVGKSQAHLVPADYVRKGTLAGAERYITAEMKEREALILSAQDRINAREYEVFCGLRAEVRAETERLQTCAGALAELDVYAALAEVAVRNAYARPRVTAGREIRIVGGRHPVVEEALGRERFVANDVALGTSGRDVLIVTGPNFGGKSTYIRQTALLVILAQLGSFVPAREAEIGLVDRIFTRVGAADDLAAGRSTFLSEMIEVARLLTQASARSLVILDEVGRGTSTYDGMSLAWAVVEDLHDRVGARTLFATHYHELTELASQLDRVANVQVLVREEGHDVVFLHRVADGAAASSYGIHVARLAGVPDSVIRRAREVLGGLERAAEDARSGARPKPGGRRPRRGPSRGQQLALPLPRAQEAHLLPAPQAQKAAGGPAKTGRR